The Sorangiineae bacterium MSr11367 genome window below encodes:
- a CDS encoding thioredoxin family protein, translated as MASLAQRAAEGDPRVHAELRGGGPDGLRALLARYDATPASEVLARTNLQRAIDAVAKQRDAHVSRLYWYTDLNEAMGAARRQGRPILALRMLGNLDEELSCANSRFFRTALYANRELSAYLREHFVLVWQSERPAPVITIDFRDGRKVVRTITGNSIHYVLDVQGRPVDALPGLYGPGAFRRGLENAESLARRVGSFEESAWRQAMETHHRAALQALVSDWAPTLRRASLPEMPFPGDASASGALVGNDQVLPPAYMAMPVAPSKAAVETPPLRAIERGTPPRDPVPWRHIGRAFAEDAQLDASSVELLRAKRPRNWADAQRPGAPLDARGVAGLIAEFEANMAEDTAKNEFSLHATLHRWFAEAPYDLNELDKRVYSTLFYTPASDPWLGLVPPNAYTGIQDDGIEAR; from the coding sequence ATGGCGTCTCTCGCGCAACGGGCGGCGGAGGGTGATCCACGCGTCCATGCCGAGCTTCGCGGCGGAGGGCCGGACGGCCTGCGCGCCTTGCTGGCGCGCTACGATGCCACACCCGCGTCGGAGGTTCTCGCACGCACCAACCTGCAGCGCGCGATCGATGCGGTGGCCAAACAGCGCGACGCGCACGTGTCACGCCTTTATTGGTACACCGACTTGAACGAGGCCATGGGCGCGGCCCGACGCCAAGGGCGTCCCATCCTCGCGCTGCGCATGCTGGGCAACCTCGATGAAGAGCTGAGTTGCGCCAACAGCCGCTTCTTCCGAACCGCGTTGTACGCGAACCGTGAACTCTCTGCGTACCTGCGCGAGCACTTCGTCCTCGTCTGGCAGAGCGAGCGCCCCGCGCCCGTCATCACCATCGACTTCCGCGACGGGCGCAAGGTGGTGCGCACCATCACGGGCAACAGCATTCACTACGTGCTCGACGTGCAGGGCCGCCCCGTCGATGCCCTTCCCGGCCTTTACGGTCCTGGAGCCTTCCGCCGCGGCCTCGAGAACGCGGAGAGCCTGGCCCGTCGCGTAGGCTCCTTCGAGGAGTCCGCGTGGCGGCAGGCCATGGAGACGCATCACCGGGCCGCGCTCCAGGCCCTCGTGAGCGATTGGGCCCCCACACTTCGACGGGCGAGCCTGCCGGAGATGCCGTTTCCCGGTGATGCCTCGGCCTCGGGGGCGCTCGTCGGCAACGACCAAGTGCTGCCGCCGGCCTACATGGCCATGCCGGTCGCCCCCAGCAAAGCCGCCGTCGAAACACCGCCGCTCCGCGCAATCGAGCGGGGGACACCGCCGCGCGATCCCGTGCCGTGGCGGCACATCGGCCGGGCCTTCGCCGAGGATGCGCAGCTCGACGCCTCGAGCGTCGAGCTCCTTCGCGCCAAGCGCCCGCGCAACTGGGCCGATGCCCAGAGGCCAGGTGCCCCGCTCGATGCGCGTGGCGTCGCCGGCCTCATCGCCGAGTTCGAAGCCAACATGGCCGAGGACACCGCCAAGAACGAGTTCTCGCTTCATGCGACCTTGCACCGCTGGTTTGCCGAAGCGCCGTACGATCTGAACGAGCTCGACAAACGCGTGTACAGTACATTGTTCTACACCCCCGCCTCGGATCCGTGGCTCGGCCTCGTCCCGCCCAACGCTTATACCGGCATCCAGGACGACGGCATCGAAGCGCGCTAA
- a CDS encoding DMT family transporter, with the protein MLGYILLGVFNGAVIAASRAISGRLAIDLGAFKASFWNHIVGFVFLSVVMLTIASMKFEIPMNAPALAYMGGIFGALFVALNSYVLPRIGVTKTMLFVIGGQMIAGVLLDVRNSKSAGAAVAQFVGVGLILLGVYVARTSKKE; encoded by the coding sequence ATGCTCGGGTACATCCTCCTTGGGGTCTTCAACGGCGCGGTCATCGCGGCGAGTCGCGCCATCAGTGGGCGGTTGGCCATCGACCTCGGTGCCTTCAAAGCGTCGTTTTGGAATCATATCGTCGGATTCGTGTTTCTCAGCGTCGTCATGCTCACCATCGCCAGCATGAAGTTCGAGATTCCGATGAATGCACCGGCGCTCGCCTACATGGGGGGCATTTTCGGCGCGCTCTTCGTGGCGCTCAACAGCTACGTGTTGCCCCGCATCGGCGTCACCAAGACGATGCTCTTCGTCATCGGCGGACAAATGATTGCGGGAGTCCTCCTCGACGTGCGCAACAGCAAAAGCGCGGGCGCGGCCGTGGCCCAGTTCGTCGGTGTGGGGCTGATCTTGCTCGGTGTCTACGTGGCCAGGACATCGAAGAAGGAATGA
- a CDS encoding sodium-translocating pyrophosphatase: MLDALSYQSIGTGAVALIVARAFYVKVKKAPEGNEAMARIARYVREGAMAFLAREYKVLAIYAAVVFALLSGTLGLLAGGAFITGAFLSLVAGFFGMKAATYANVRTAEAARAHGKPTALVTALDGGAVMGLCVAGLGLLGLGGIYAFFRDDSHLATIVHSFAAGASSIALFARIGGGIYTKAADVGADIVGKVEANIPEDDPRNPGVIADNVGDNVGDIAGMGADIYESYVAAVVAAVALGLTLPIDTLSKLAPQVTDEKALRAMAVSLPLLLATIGLGMSVVGIFITRMLKNLPPARVLRLALILPPFLVVAVAAILLPQAGFSAGAVITLAAGAAGGAIVGLVTDYYTSMGPIHKVAQSSLTGPGTNVIRGLAVGLESCAIPLVTLCAVGWISNAQLGLYGIALAAVGMLAGTAIVMTVDAYGPIADNGGGISEMAGLGKDVRAITDELDAVGNTTAAVGKGFAIGSAVLTVVALFAAFNMEVNAVRRAKGGADLVLFLTDAKVLMGILFGSMLPCLVGAMTMTAVGRAAGAIVEEIRRQFREIPGLLEGKAGVDPQPKVIVDIATTAAIREMIAPGAIAVLAPVIVGFIAGPEVLAGMLAGALAVGAVLSLLMANGGGAWDNAKKHIEKGGLDGHAKGSDAHKAAVVGDTVGDPFKDTSGPGISILIKVMGVVSLLIAPLIA, from the coding sequence GTGTTGGATGCTTTGTCGTATCAGTCGATAGGAACGGGCGCCGTCGCGCTCATCGTCGCTCGCGCGTTCTACGTTAAGGTTAAGAAGGCGCCCGAAGGCAACGAGGCGATGGCGCGCATTGCGCGTTACGTCCGTGAAGGCGCCATGGCCTTCCTGGCGCGCGAATACAAGGTGCTCGCGATCTACGCCGCGGTCGTCTTCGCGCTCCTTTCGGGCACGCTGGGTCTTCTGGCGGGCGGCGCCTTCATCACCGGTGCGTTTCTGTCCTTGGTGGCCGGCTTCTTCGGCATGAAGGCAGCGACCTACGCCAACGTTCGCACGGCGGAAGCCGCCCGCGCGCACGGCAAGCCGACCGCTCTGGTGACCGCCCTCGATGGCGGCGCGGTCATGGGCCTCTGCGTCGCTGGCCTCGGCCTCCTCGGCCTGGGCGGCATCTACGCGTTCTTCCGGGATGACTCCCACCTGGCCACGATCGTCCACTCCTTCGCGGCGGGCGCCAGCTCGATCGCGTTGTTCGCCCGCATCGGCGGCGGCATCTACACGAAGGCCGCCGACGTCGGCGCCGACATCGTGGGCAAGGTCGAAGCGAACATCCCCGAGGACGACCCCCGTAACCCGGGCGTCATCGCCGACAACGTGGGCGACAACGTCGGTGACATCGCCGGCATGGGCGCCGACATCTACGAGAGCTACGTCGCAGCCGTCGTCGCCGCGGTGGCCCTCGGCCTCACGTTGCCCATCGACACCTTGTCCAAACTCGCGCCGCAGGTGACGGACGAGAAGGCGCTCCGCGCCATGGCGGTGTCGCTTCCCCTGTTGCTTGCGACCATCGGCCTCGGCATGTCGGTCGTGGGCATCTTCATCACGCGCATGCTGAAGAACCTGCCCCCGGCACGCGTTCTGCGTCTCGCGCTCATTCTTCCGCCCTTCCTCGTCGTCGCGGTGGCGGCCATCCTTCTTCCCCAGGCGGGTTTCAGCGCCGGCGCGGTCATCACGCTCGCGGCGGGCGCCGCCGGCGGGGCCATCGTGGGCTTGGTCACCGACTACTACACGTCGATGGGCCCGATTCACAAGGTTGCCCAGAGCTCCCTCACCGGCCCGGGCACCAACGTCATCCGCGGCCTCGCGGTCGGTCTCGAAAGCTGCGCCATCCCGCTCGTTACGCTCTGCGCGGTGGGCTGGATCTCGAACGCGCAGCTCGGTCTCTACGGCATCGCGCTCGCGGCCGTCGGCATGCTCGCCGGCACGGCCATCGTCATGACCGTCGACGCCTACGGCCCCATCGCCGACAACGGCGGCGGCATCTCCGAGATGGCGGGCCTCGGCAAAGACGTGCGCGCCATCACCGACGAACTCGACGCGGTGGGCAACACCACGGCGGCCGTCGGCAAGGGCTTCGCCATCGGTTCGGCGGTGCTCACGGTCGTCGCTCTCTTCGCGGCCTTCAACATGGAGGTCAACGCGGTTCGTCGGGCCAAGGGCGGTGCGGATCTCGTGCTGTTCCTCACCGACGCGAAGGTCCTCATGGGCATCCTCTTCGGATCCATGCTCCCGTGCCTCGTCGGCGCGATGACCATGACCGCCGTCGGTCGCGCCGCCGGCGCCATCGTCGAGGAGATTCGCCGCCAGTTCCGCGAGATCCCGGGCTTGCTCGAGGGCAAGGCCGGTGTCGACCCACAGCCGAAGGTCATCGTCGACATCGCGACGACGGCCGCCATCCGCGAGATGATCGCCCCCGGCGCCATCGCGGTGCTCGCACCGGTCATCGTCGGCTTCATCGCCGGTCCCGAGGTTCTCGCCGGCATGCTGGCGGGCGCCCTCGCCGTCGGCGCCGTTCTATCGCTGCTCATGGCGAACGGCGGCGGCGCTTGGGACAACGCGAAGAAGCACATCGAAAAGGGTGGCCTCGACGGTCACGCCAAGGGTTCGGATGCGCACAAAGCCGCCGTCGTCGGCGACACCGTGGGCGATCCATTCAAGGACACCTCGGGCCCGGGCATCTCGATCCTCATCAAGGTCATGGGCGTCGTCTCGCTGCTCATCGCCCCGCTCATCGCCTGA
- a CDS encoding leucine dehydrogenase, which yields MDRYTQSLCAWAGEFVASCHDKETGASMFICVHSTARGPAAGGLRIKAYDAPLSAMEDGLRLSSAMTLKMAICDAPLGGGKSVIFVDPAVLAAQRPKILARFAMLLESLHGTYYGAPDMNTGPDDMDFIYERSRYVFCRTAERGGSGSTTHHTALGTFHAILASAEFALGRRDLTGRSIVVQGVGGVGGALVEMLVRAGARVTVSDVDASRVASLVSRFGVATVAPDDAVTTACDILAPCATGGILNARTIPELRCAAIAGAANNQLETPEDDARLQERGILYAPDFVASAGGVLHGVGFELWKWSEAQVDQAVERLGGILLDVFAAAKADKTGTREAAERLARSKLLK from the coding sequence ATGGATCGCTACACACAGTCGCTGTGCGCCTGGGCTGGGGAGTTCGTGGCGTCGTGCCATGACAAGGAGACGGGGGCCTCCATGTTCATCTGCGTGCACTCCACCGCACGCGGGCCGGCCGCGGGAGGGCTGCGCATCAAGGCCTACGACGCCCCCCTCTCCGCCATGGAGGATGGCCTACGCCTCTCGAGCGCCATGACCCTGAAGATGGCCATTTGCGATGCGCCGCTCGGCGGTGGCAAGTCGGTCATCTTCGTCGACCCCGCCGTGCTCGCGGCGCAGCGGCCCAAGATCCTCGCGCGCTTCGCCATGCTGCTCGAGTCGTTGCACGGCACGTATTACGGCGCGCCGGACATGAACACCGGCCCCGACGACATGGACTTCATTTACGAGCGAAGCCGCTACGTCTTCTGCCGCACCGCGGAGCGAGGTGGCTCGGGAAGCACGACGCACCACACCGCCCTGGGCACGTTCCACGCAATCCTGGCCAGCGCCGAGTTTGCGCTCGGCCGTCGCGACCTCACGGGACGATCCATCGTGGTGCAGGGCGTCGGTGGCGTCGGCGGTGCCTTGGTCGAGATGCTCGTGCGCGCCGGCGCGCGCGTCACCGTGAGCGACGTCGACGCGTCGCGCGTCGCGAGCCTCGTATCGCGCTTTGGTGTCGCCACCGTCGCCCCCGACGACGCCGTCACGACCGCGTGCGACATTCTCGCGCCCTGCGCCACGGGCGGCATCCTCAATGCGCGCACCATCCCGGAGCTACGCTGCGCGGCCATCGCCGGCGCGGCGAACAACCAGCTCGAGACCCCGGAGGACGACGCGCGCTTGCAGGAGCGGGGCATCCTCTACGCGCCGGACTTCGTGGCCAGCGCCGGCGGCGTCCTTCATGGCGTAGGCTTCGAGCTCTGGAAGTGGAGCGAAGCCCAGGTCGACCAGGCCGTCGAGCGCCTCGGCGGCATTTTGCTCGACGTCTTCGCGGCCGCAAAGGCCGACAAAACAGGAACGCGCGAGGCCGCCGAGCGGCTCGCGCGTTCCAAGTTGCTCAAGTGA
- the cml gene encoding CmlA/FloR family chloramphenicol efflux MFS transporter produces MSRSPSSVVHRSLFAALLLMSPFDLLASMGMDVYLPVVPEMPRILGTTPSVVQLTLSLYMVILGAGQLLFGPMSDAIGRRPVLLGGAVTFAVASFLLAGAASAAAFVALRVLQATGAAAALVATFATVRDVYADRPEGAVIYALFGAMLSFVPALGPIAGALLAEHFGWRSIFVLLGALATAATLQALAKWHETRPAPTSRPHLAFGAILRDRHFWTYSLGFSAAMGAFFVFFSTAPRVLIDKAGFSQLAFSLAFASVALVLIATTRFAKGFVTRWGHAGSLRRGMAMLLIGAALLTAGQRVAPGWFGSFGSFWTFVPPMWVIAVGIVLACSVTANGALQAFGHAAGTATALYYCVESLIVGLAGTASVVLLPGDTAWPLVAYASLLSVLTLIFQGSLSKHERARLPERSKTIGDVREPTTSR; encoded by the coding sequence ATGTCTCGTTCTCCATCTTCGGTAGTCCATCGTTCGCTGTTTGCGGCGTTGTTGCTCATGTCCCCGTTCGACCTTTTGGCGTCGATGGGGATGGACGTCTATCTGCCCGTCGTGCCGGAGATGCCCCGCATCCTCGGCACGACGCCATCGGTCGTGCAGCTCACGTTGAGCCTGTACATGGTCATCCTCGGCGCGGGGCAGCTCCTGTTCGGGCCCATGTCGGACGCCATCGGTCGCAGGCCGGTGCTGCTCGGCGGTGCGGTCACGTTCGCGGTGGCGTCGTTTCTCCTCGCCGGCGCGGCATCGGCCGCGGCGTTCGTCGCGCTCCGTGTTCTTCAAGCCACGGGGGCGGCCGCGGCGCTCGTGGCCACCTTTGCCACCGTGCGCGATGTCTACGCGGATCGGCCCGAGGGCGCGGTCATCTATGCGCTCTTCGGCGCGATGCTCTCCTTCGTGCCGGCGCTCGGACCGATCGCGGGTGCGCTCTTGGCGGAGCATTTCGGCTGGCGCAGCATCTTCGTCTTGCTCGGAGCCCTCGCCACCGCCGCGACGCTGCAGGCGCTGGCCAAGTGGCACGAGACGCGGCCTGCGCCGACGTCGCGACCGCACCTGGCCTTCGGAGCCATCCTTCGCGATCGGCATTTCTGGACGTACAGCCTCGGCTTCAGTGCGGCCATGGGCGCGTTCTTCGTGTTCTTCTCCACCGCACCGCGCGTCTTGATCGACAAGGCCGGCTTCTCGCAACTCGCCTTCAGCCTCGCCTTCGCCAGCGTGGCACTCGTGCTGATCGCGACCACGCGCTTCGCGAAGGGCTTCGTGACCCGGTGGGGGCACGCGGGCAGTCTCCGGCGCGGCATGGCGATGCTCCTCATCGGGGCGGCGCTTCTCACCGCCGGCCAACGGGTGGCACCTGGCTGGTTTGGCTCGTTTGGCTCGTTCTGGACCTTCGTCCCACCGATGTGGGTCATCGCCGTCGGGATCGTGCTCGCATGCTCAGTGACCGCCAACGGCGCCCTCCAGGCCTTCGGGCACGCCGCGGGGACGGCGACGGCCCTGTACTATTGTGTGGAGAGTCTGATCGTGGGGCTCGCCGGCACGGCGTCCGTCGTGCTCTTGCCCGGCGACACTGCCTGGCCGCTCGTGGCCTACGCCTCCTTATTGTCGGTGCTCACGCTGATTTTTCAAGGCAGCCTGAGCAAGCATGAACGGGCACGCCTACCGGAACGATCGAAGACGATCGGGGACGTACGAGAGCCAACGACGTCACGTTGA
- a CDS encoding fumarylacetoacetate hydrolase family protein — MPNTDPGALARELLAAYETGAVVPSTPSARDDAFDLRAGYAVEAELLRARQSAGRKSTGLKVGYANKAVWRALKLDTLVWAHMYDDTVHFTDAASTSLTLPYYRSPKIEPEIVIKLREPVPAGLEAAADVLPRVEWVALGFEIIDCPFPDWTFKPADFVAAFGLHLALVVGPPLRVEAGAIPALVESLASFKLTLSKGDQLVEKGAGKNSLRSPALCVAELASALSRAGSTPLAAGELISTGTLTTGQSVAKGETWRAEVEGLDLPSLSLRFE, encoded by the coding sequence ATGCCGAACACCGATCCGGGCGCGCTCGCGCGCGAGCTTTTGGCGGCGTACGAAACAGGCGCCGTGGTTCCATCGACACCTTCGGCGCGCGACGACGCGTTCGATCTGCGCGCAGGTTACGCGGTCGAGGCCGAGCTCCTGCGCGCGCGCCAATCGGCCGGGCGAAAAAGCACCGGCCTCAAGGTCGGATATGCCAACAAGGCCGTGTGGCGTGCATTGAAGCTCGACACATTGGTCTGGGCACATATGTACGACGACACGGTTCATTTCACCGACGCCGCCAGCACGTCGTTGACGTTGCCGTATTATCGCTCGCCCAAAATCGAGCCCGAGATTGTCATCAAATTGCGCGAGCCCGTGCCTGCGGGCCTCGAGGCCGCTGCGGACGTACTCCCTCGCGTGGAATGGGTGGCACTGGGGTTCGAAATCATCGATTGCCCATTTCCAGATTGGACCTTCAAGCCGGCCGACTTCGTCGCCGCCTTTGGTTTGCATCTGGCACTGGTCGTCGGCCCGCCCCTTCGCGTAGAGGCCGGCGCCATCCCCGCATTGGTCGAGTCCCTGGCGTCGTTCAAATTGACGTTGTCCAAAGGCGATCAGCTCGTCGAGAAAGGCGCGGGCAAAAATTCCCTTCGTAGCCCCGCGCTCTGCGTCGCCGAACTCGCGTCTGCACTCTCGCGCGCGGGGAGCACCCCGCTCGCCGCGGGAGAGCTCATCAGCACCGGCACGTTGACCACGGGCCAGTCCGTCGCCAAGGGGGAGACGTGGCGGGCCGAGGTCGAAGGGCTCGACCTGCCCAGTTTGAGCTTGCGGTTCGAGTAG
- a CDS encoding dihydrofolate reductase family protein yields the protein MSVSIDGFVGGPNGEVDWLIRNMDDRAAIWVVDTLRQAGVHIMGSRTYHDMAAYWPTSTEPFAAPMNEIPKVVFSRKGLSSSTATTTTALRDASRIRDARGDVPAPLSPSANTWTEAVIARDLVEEIARLKQQDGKIILAHGGAGFVQSLVEHDLVDEYRLLVHPVVLGRGLPIFSRAASFDVKLVSTTAFPSGSVANVYQRR from the coding sequence ATGTCCGTTTCCATCGATGGGTTCGTCGGCGGACCGAACGGCGAAGTCGACTGGCTCATCAGAAACATGGACGACCGCGCGGCCATCTGGGTGGTGGACACACTCCGGCAAGCGGGCGTCCACATCATGGGCAGCCGCACGTACCACGACATGGCGGCGTACTGGCCAACGTCCACCGAGCCGTTCGCCGCACCCATGAACGAAATTCCCAAGGTGGTCTTTTCGCGAAAGGGCCTTTCCTCCAGCACGGCGACGACGACCACGGCATTGCGCGACGCATCGCGCATCCGCGACGCGCGGGGCGACGTTCCTGCACCGCTCTCCCCCAGCGCCAACACGTGGACCGAGGCCGTGATTGCCCGCGACCTCGTGGAGGAGATTGCCCGATTGAAACAGCAAGACGGCAAAATCATTCTGGCACACGGCGGGGCCGGCTTCGTACAGAGCCTCGTGGAGCATGACCTGGTCGACGAATACCGCCTTCTCGTTCATCCCGTGGTCCTAGGACGCGGCCTACCGATATTTTCTCGGGCCGCCTCCTTCGACGTGAAGCTGGTCAGCACAACAGCATTTCCCTCCGGGAGCGTCGCCAACGTCTACCAGCGTCGATAA
- a CDS encoding alpha/beta hydrolase: MSDFHSVVSRDGSIIGYEKLGQGPAMVLVHGGTADRRRWLPAVPQLAERFTLHIVDRRGRALSDKEKAPYDIAREGEDVAAVVEAAGRDVYLVGHSYGALCSLEAALSTDAIGRLLIYEPPAATPGHAVTPAATLERLRAAAARGDRQLVLETFYREVIHSTPEDIAEMVPTPMWQARLAAALTIVRELEQVEHFDISSRLSAIRIPVRLLLGTESPPYFRPAALAIANEIPQADVLPLHGQGHLAIDRDTDQFVRAVFAFGAG; this comes from the coding sequence ATGTCCGACTTTCATTCGGTCGTGTCGCGCGACGGCAGCATCATCGGTTACGAGAAGCTCGGTCAGGGACCTGCGATGGTCCTCGTTCACGGCGGCACCGCCGATCGACGGCGCTGGCTGCCCGCCGTTCCGCAGCTCGCCGAGCGGTTCACGCTGCACATCGTCGATCGACGCGGCCGAGCCTTGAGCGACAAGGAGAAGGCGCCGTACGACATCGCACGTGAAGGTGAGGACGTGGCCGCCGTCGTCGAGGCCGCCGGGCGCGATGTCTATTTGGTGGGGCATTCGTACGGCGCGCTGTGCTCGCTCGAAGCGGCTTTGAGCACCGATGCCATCGGCCGATTGCTCATCTACGAGCCGCCCGCCGCCACGCCGGGCCATGCCGTGACGCCCGCCGCCACCCTCGAGCGACTGCGCGCCGCCGCCGCACGCGGCGATCGCCAGTTGGTGCTGGAGACGTTTTACCGCGAGGTCATCCACTCCACGCCGGAGGACATCGCCGAAATGGTGCCCACGCCCATGTGGCAAGCGCGCCTGGCCGCGGCCCTCACCATCGTGCGCGAGCTCGAGCAGGTCGAGCACTTCGATATCTCGTCGCGCCTGTCGGCCATCCGCATCCCGGTTCGGCTCCTGCTCGGAACGGAGAGCCCTCCGTATTTCCGTCCCGCCGCATTGGCCATCGCCAACGAGATCCCCCAAGCCGACGTGCTTCCGCTCCACGGCCAGGGCCATTTGGCCATCGACCGCGATACCGATCAATTCGTCCGGGCGGTCTTCGCTTTCGGCGCGGGGTGA
- a CDS encoding HD domain-containing protein produces MQSIVNFVLELDKLKTVTRKTRPLGLDRYENSAEHSWQIAMLAASLAPYAETPLNIDRVIRMLLVHDIGEIDTGDTLVYAEGGWEERKAAELAGAKRIFGLLPGPQGEAFLELWQEFERGETPEARFAHAADRAMPVLLNLANEGQSWRENGISHARVVGRIATPIREGCPALWEYLEIRLEEARQKGLFGG; encoded by the coding sequence ATGCAGTCGATCGTGAATTTCGTTTTGGAGCTCGACAAGCTCAAAACGGTGACGCGGAAGACGCGTCCCCTCGGGCTCGATCGCTACGAGAACTCCGCGGAGCATAGTTGGCAGATTGCCATGCTGGCCGCATCCCTCGCGCCCTATGCCGAGACGCCGCTGAACATCGATCGCGTGATCCGCATGCTGCTCGTGCACGACATCGGCGAGATCGATACCGGCGACACCCTCGTTTATGCCGAGGGCGGTTGGGAGGAGCGCAAAGCTGCCGAGCTAGCTGGGGCAAAACGCATCTTTGGTCTGCTGCCCGGACCCCAGGGTGAGGCATTTTTGGAGCTGTGGCAGGAATTCGAGCGCGGCGAGACCCCCGAGGCACGCTTCGCCCACGCTGCCGACCGCGCGATGCCGGTTTTGTTGAACCTGGCGAACGAAGGCCAGAGCTGGCGCGAAAACGGCATAAGCCACGCGCGTGTCGTTGGCCGCATCGCAACTCCGATCCGCGAGGGATGCCCTGCACTCTGGGAATACCTCGAGATCCGCCTCGAGGAGGCGCGCCAAAAGGGTCTCTTCGGCGGCTGA
- a CDS encoding DUF5009 domain-containing protein: protein MFRGLATAAMLLVTNPGDSEHVYAPLKHAGWQGWTPTDLIFPSFLFIVGASMVLSFRKRRELGDGPAALLVHVIKRCVFLYAISLLIVCIPSLIDGQRPPFETIRILGVLPRIALCYLVAAPVVMFTRPRTWAVVTGALLLGYWVVMTRVPVPHHGAGLLDSKEWNLAAYLDRMMLGQHLGEGGAKAWDPEGILSTVPAIGTTLLGAFTGHYLHAWRPAVEKTAGMFVAGAALMVLGLWWNHLFPINKSLWSSSYVLFCAGFALETLAFVHFVIDVRGHRGWARPFVILGARPLTALILSAVGGALLQELHLHEPIYRSLFASWASPNVASLAFAMGIVLLWFAVVAILHRKRLFLRL from the coding sequence GTGTTTCGCGGTTTGGCGACCGCGGCCATGTTGCTCGTCACCAACCCCGGCGACAGCGAGCACGTCTATGCCCCGCTGAAACACGCGGGGTGGCAAGGTTGGACGCCGACCGATCTCATCTTTCCATCGTTCCTCTTCATCGTCGGCGCGTCGATGGTCCTCTCGTTCCGCAAACGGCGCGAACTCGGCGACGGCCCCGCCGCGTTGCTCGTGCACGTGATCAAGCGGTGCGTGTTCCTCTATGCGATCAGCCTTTTGATCGTGTGCATTCCGAGCTTGATCGACGGTCAACGACCGCCGTTCGAGACGATTCGCATCCTTGGCGTGCTGCCGCGCATCGCGCTCTGTTACCTCGTCGCCGCACCGGTGGTGATGTTCACGCGGCCGCGCACGTGGGCCGTCGTGACGGGCGCCTTGCTCCTTGGCTATTGGGTCGTGATGACCCGCGTGCCCGTTCCCCATCACGGTGCAGGCCTCCTCGATTCCAAAGAATGGAACCTTGCGGCGTACCTCGATCGAATGATGCTCGGGCAACATCTTGGTGAGGGCGGTGCCAAGGCGTGGGACCCCGAGGGCATCTTGAGCACCGTGCCGGCCATTGGCACCACGCTCCTGGGGGCCTTCACGGGCCACTACCTCCACGCGTGGCGGCCCGCCGTCGAAAAGACGGCAGGCATGTTCGTCGCCGGTGCGGCGCTGATGGTTCTGGGCCTTTGGTGGAACCACCTTTTCCCGATTAACAAGAGCCTATGGAGCAGCTCCTACGTGCTGTTCTGCGCGGGGTTTGCGCTCGAGACCCTGGCCTTCGTGCACTTCGTGATCGACGTGCGGGGGCACCGCGGCTGGGCGCGGCCCTTCGTCATTCTTGGGGCCCGCCCGCTCACGGCGCTCATTCTGTCGGCGGTGGGTGGGGCGTTGCTTCAGGAGTTGCACTTGCACGAACCGATTTATCGGTCACTGTTCGCATCGTGGGCGAGCCCCAACGTTGCGTCGCTCGCCTTTGCCATGGGCATCGTGCTTCTTTGGTTCGCCGTCGTGGCGATTCTACATCGTAAACGTCTCTTCCTTCGTCTGTAA
- a CDS encoding DMT family transporter, which yields MKGRSTDWILAVAGGALLAVMIHYNSVLARHSTPAVASWMAHGIGTLGALVLVVAGTQLFRSSRSHPEKRGKVPGWAYLGGIPGAFTVWLAAVTVNSKLGLSGTLALMLVGQVTFGILSDRFGFFGVPKRRFALTDFFVVLAVLSGSAILIFFRS from the coding sequence ATGAAAGGGCGTTCGACGGATTGGATCTTGGCGGTGGCGGGTGGGGCGCTGCTGGCCGTGATGATCCACTACAACAGCGTTCTGGCCAGGCATAGTACGCCGGCGGTGGCGTCGTGGATGGCGCACGGGATTGGCACGTTGGGCGCGCTCGTTCTCGTCGTGGCGGGGACGCAGCTCTTTCGGTCTTCTCGTTCCCACCCCGAGAAGCGCGGGAAGGTGCCGGGGTGGGCCTACCTTGGCGGCATCCCTGGTGCGTTCACCGTGTGGCTGGCGGCGGTGACGGTGAACAGCAAGCTCGGACTCTCGGGGACTCTGGCCCTCATGTTGGTGGGGCAGGTGACCTTTGGCATTCTCTCCGATCGATTTGGATTCTTCGGGGTACCCAAACGGCGATTTGCCCTTACGGACTTCTTCGTCGTGTTGGCCGTTCTCTCGGGCAGTGCCATTTTGATCTTCTTTCGGTCGTAG